One genomic window of Salmo salar chromosome ssa12, Ssal_v3.1, whole genome shotgun sequence includes the following:
- the zgc:171566 gene encoding gamma-glutamyl hydrolase, giving the protein MSPPFAVLAVLAACLCGVPLLVVCSDHLNYRPIIGILAQENIVGDPHARGSSYIAASYVKYLESAGARVVPIRIHQTDEEYEKIFNSINGLLLPGGDVDLETSQFSRLSKIFYDLAIKANDASDYFPIWGTCQGLQQMTVLTSNKNLLTLTDTKAVALPLTFTPASQNSRLFKAFPGSLLQSLSEDNITSNFHSWSLSLQNYSRNAKLKRFYKILTTNTDGRREFISTMEAYHYPFYAVQWHPEKSPFEWVDKPGMVHSAASVRASFYTALFFVSEAMKNRHKFSSASEEERALIYNYSPVFTGLDGIFVQNYYFD; this is encoded by the exons ATGAGTCCTCCGTTTGCGGTTCTTGCGGTGCTGGCCGCTTGCCTTTGCGGTGTGCCTCTGCTGGTGGTTTGTAGTGACCATCTAAATTACAGACCCATCATCG GGATCCTGGCTCAAGAGAATATAGTGGGAGACCCTCATGCTCGGGGATCCTCCTACATCGCTGCTTCCTATGTAAAGTACTTGGAAAGTGCTGGAGCCAGAGTTGTTCCCATAAGAATACACCAAACGGATGAAGAATATGAGAAGATATTTAACTCAATAAACGG GTTGCTGCTACCAGGAGGGGACGTAGATCTGGAGACGTCCCAGTTCAGTCGATTGTCAAAGATCTTCTATGATCTGGCTATCAAG GCCAACGATGCGTCTGATTACTTCCCTATTTGGGGTACGTGCCAAGGTCTACAGCAGATGACAGTACTGACCAGCAACAAGAACCTTCTGACTTTAACAGACACCAAGGCTGTGGCCCTGCCTCTCACATTCACCCCAG CTTCACAGAACAGCCGTCTGTTCAAGGCCTTCCCCGGTAGCCTGCTACAGTCTCTGTCAGAGGACAACATCACCTCCAACTTCCACAGCTGGAGTCTGTCGCTACAG AACTACAGCCGGAATGCCAAACTGAAACGTTTCTACAAGATTCTGACCACCAATACAGACGGCAGGAGAGAGTTCATTTCTACCATGGAAG CATACCACTATCCATTCTATGCTGTCCAGTGGCATCCTGAGAAGAGTCCCTTTGAGTGGGTCGATAAGCCAGGTATGGTCCACTCTGCTGCCTCCGTCAGAGCATCCTTCTACACAGCACTCTTCTTTGTCTCCGAGG CCATGAAGAATCGTCACAAGTTCTCTTCAgccagtgaggaggagagggctcTCATCTACAACTATTCTCCTGTATTCACAGGTCTAGATGGTATATTTGTGCAAAATTATTACTTTGATTAG